Proteins from a genomic interval of Sphingobacterium sp. SYP-B4668:
- a CDS encoding RagB/SusD family nutrient uptake outer membrane protein produces MKKYSIYLITITVMLLGTSCNDFLLPEPTDRYSENVAFSSETNAKLYVNSFYPILNHYGLFGSAYIGGNMYTDGLTDIMKTAGSTIGSNGASANIYATNPSLITPDQNSLDIWSNAYYYIRLINEFLTGLEKSSLPATAKTNLSAEARFFRGYLYFLLMRNHGSVIALTELTTTPNNPRTTEAEGWDVVQADLDYAAKNLQAVATDVGRITKGAAYAMQSRAMLYAQRWQAAYDAAVEVEELDTYSLNPAYQSAFGSYFNGNKEAILEFRYSFPQLTHSFDAIVSPGGDDNLYQFGGDVQPTQELVELYEKAGGGKVNWDAWHGDIIASTPPWATLEPRFHATVLYNGATWKGRTIETFVNGRDGWTAYPPAGGSNRGASVTGYFLRKNLDEGHADLVNIASAQTLVEIRLAEVYLNFAEAAYHLDKITDANKALKEVRGRVGLPELNLSGASLLAQIKKERTIELAGEGQHYWDLRRWKDAESTLTGKYVHGIKITGEANSFRYTYIRCDDTPRQFPAKLYSFPIQSSELINNPACKQIQGW; encoded by the coding sequence ATGAAAAAATATAGTATTTATTTAATCACGATAACGGTAATGTTATTGGGGACCTCATGTAATGATTTTCTCTTACCTGAACCGACCGATAGATATTCTGAAAACGTTGCATTCAGTAGCGAAACCAACGCGAAGTTATACGTCAATTCATTTTACCCCATCCTCAACCACTACGGCTTGTTTGGGAGCGCTTATATAGGTGGAAATATGTATACGGATGGATTGACCGATATCATGAAAACGGCGGGAAGTACCATCGGGTCGAATGGGGCAAGCGCCAACATCTATGCTACGAATCCAAGCTTAATTACCCCAGACCAAAATTCGTTGGATATCTGGAGTAATGCCTATTACTATATCCGGTTAATCAATGAATTTTTGACGGGATTGGAGAAGAGCAGCCTGCCGGCTACTGCTAAAACCAATTTATCAGCAGAGGCTAGGTTTTTTAGGGGTTATCTCTACTTTTTATTGATGAGAAACCATGGAAGTGTGATTGCGCTGACGGAGCTTACAACGACACCGAACAATCCACGAACTACAGAAGCGGAGGGATGGGATGTCGTGCAAGCAGATTTGGATTACGCTGCTAAAAATCTACAAGCAGTAGCAACGGATGTCGGACGTATTACCAAAGGGGCTGCTTATGCTATGCAATCGAGAGCGATGCTGTATGCGCAAAGATGGCAAGCAGCCTATGACGCAGCTGTCGAAGTGGAAGAATTAGATACCTATTCCCTTAATCCGGCTTATCAAAGTGCGTTTGGCTCATACTTTAATGGGAATAAAGAAGCTATACTTGAATTTCGATATAGTTTTCCTCAGCTAACCCACTCATTTGATGCTATTGTTAGTCCTGGTGGGGACGACAATTTATATCAATTTGGAGGAGATGTACAGCCTACTCAAGAATTAGTTGAACTGTATGAAAAAGCAGGTGGGGGGAAGGTCAACTGGGATGCATGGCATGGCGACATCATTGCAAGTACACCACCTTGGGCAACACTTGAACCACGTTTTCATGCGACTGTATTATACAATGGCGCTACTTGGAAGGGTCGGACGATAGAAACATTTGTCAACGGGCGTGATGGATGGACAGCCTATCCACCGGCTGGGGGGAGTAATAGAGGAGCCTCGGTAACGGGATATTTTCTTCGAAAAAATCTTGATGAAGGCCACGCCGATCTTGTGAATATAGCAAGTGCACAAACCTTGGTAGAGATACGACTGGCAGAAGTATATCTGAACTTCGCTGAGGCTGCCTACCATCTGGACAAAATAACGGATGCTAACAAAGCCTTGAAAGAAGTGCGAGGACGTGTGGGATTACCTGAATTGAACCTAAGTGGGGCGAGCTTACTTGCTCAAATAAAAAAGGAGCGTACAATAGAGTTGGCAGGTGAAGGACAGCATTATTGGGACTTAAGAAGGTGGAAGGATGCCGAAAGTACGCTTACGGGTAAGTATGTGCATGGCATAAAGATAACAGGCGAGGCCAATTCATTCCGATATACATATATACGTTGTGACGACACACCGCGTCAATTCCCGGCTAAACTTTATTCATTCCCAATACAGTCATCCGAATTAATAAATAATCCGGCTTGTAAACAAATTCAAGGTTGGTGA
- a CDS encoding DUF5018 domain-containing protein: MKKIINPIFIAVCVIMGASCAKIDSQFLEKSQAKTLTTVQVNFTDGTGGFKPLEPEPYSSDLTIEIPWYYPEGSYTETSLDSLIITGSIPNSAYMMPSFGLVNLSVPKTFALKAQNGETQTYKITAIRKRSSKADIISFKLAEAEIMGVVVNDKVMIPYSNVDITNQTATIELSHYAKISPDPAVVRDYSQPVVYTVTADDGTIKKYTVEIGTPVKLPKGFGTVRKLWTKSSGDLGFEDYRQISIATSGDYFVLPTSNEWFGGSNIKYYNRKTGTIAGNLNVSGANGIYAVANDVNGKIIGINNLYAGNNVGLYVWDDVTATPRLLARTTDWSSVGSTFYGRKLAVYGDLNSNAIIMTTTDGSTIGSANNVLKWTIKDGALVSQNPEVMTYPKPYGYVAKAVPTGPLPTDDFYFSSNSPAFINYTNWASKSIQYAFSSDYITAARGYISGMTYFEFNNAKYAAVIDASAYSSALHIFDVTDPSKISTSPSSSDYAAFHAFDGSAEYVASPSPNLNVTGDVAVGAVSSDGYTMTVYFLVTNGGVVAYELNCIDLNAF, encoded by the coding sequence ATGAAGAAAATAATAAACCCCATATTCATAGCAGTGTGCGTAATAATGGGGGCATCTTGCGCAAAGATAGATTCTCAATTTTTGGAAAAAAGCCAAGCAAAGACCTTGACTACCGTACAGGTTAATTTTACGGATGGTACAGGAGGATTCAAGCCACTAGAGCCTGAACCTTATAGTAGTGATCTTACTATTGAAATACCATGGTATTATCCCGAGGGCTCTTATACTGAAACATCCCTAGACAGTCTGATTATCACTGGAAGTATACCTAATAGTGCTTATATGATGCCTTCCTTTGGTTTGGTCAATCTTTCCGTTCCCAAAACATTTGCATTAAAGGCTCAAAACGGAGAAACACAGACTTATAAAATCACGGCTATACGGAAAAGAAGCAGTAAAGCTGATATCATTTCGTTCAAGTTGGCAGAAGCCGAGATAATGGGAGTGGTCGTAAATGATAAGGTGATGATTCCCTATTCTAATGTCGATATAACCAATCAAACCGCAACAATCGAACTATCTCATTATGCTAAGATATCTCCAGATCCCGCTGTCGTACGCGATTATAGTCAACCTGTTGTCTACACGGTAACAGCAGATGACGGAACGATCAAAAAATATACGGTTGAAATTGGAACACCTGTCAAATTGCCTAAGGGATTTGGTACGGTAAGGAAACTCTGGACGAAGTCATCCGGCGATTTGGGATTTGAGGATTACCGTCAAATATCCATTGCGACTAGTGGTGATTACTTTGTTCTCCCGACTTCGAATGAGTGGTTTGGTGGCTCTAATATTAAATATTATAACCGTAAAACAGGAACGATAGCGGGTAATTTGAATGTTAGTGGAGCAAATGGTATTTACGCTGTGGCCAATGATGTCAATGGTAAAATTATAGGCATCAATAACTTGTATGCCGGCAATAACGTTGGGCTTTATGTTTGGGACGATGTGACTGCAACGCCTAGATTATTAGCCCGTACAACAGACTGGAGTAGCGTGGGTAGTACGTTCTACGGTAGAAAATTGGCAGTGTATGGTGATTTAAATAGCAATGCCATTATTATGACCACTACAGATGGTAGCACAATAGGCTCAGCCAATAACGTATTGAAATGGACGATAAAGGACGGCGCCCTCGTGTCGCAAAATCCAGAAGTGATGACCTATCCAAAACCGTATGGGTATGTTGCCAAGGCGGTGCCAACGGGACCACTACCTACGGATGACTTTTATTTCAGCTCAAATTCCCCAGCTTTCATCAATTATACAAATTGGGCGTCAAAATCTATCCAATATGCTTTCAGCAGTGATTACATCACCGCTGCGAGGGGCTATATATCTGGTATGACGTATTTTGAATTTAATAATGCCAAGTACGCAGCTGTAATAGATGCAAGTGCTTATAGTAGTGCTTTGCATATCTTTGACGTTACCGATCCTTCGAAGATATCAACATCACCGTCGAGTAGTGACTATGCCGCTTTCCACGCATTTGATGGGTCTGCTGAATATGTTGCCAGTCCTTCACCAAACTTGAATGTGACAGGGGATGTTGCTGTAGGGGCTGTGTCTTCTGATGGCTATACGATGACCGTGTATTTTTTGGTGACAAACGGAGGGGTTGTGGCATACGAACTTAATTGTATTGATTTAAACGCATTTTAA
- a CDS encoding alpha amylase family protein: MNIKQLLNYAGILALCCILAFSCERTQGDLLPPAKKPVTPVDPGAGNEVIKELFEKAPVVVWIEAAANFSRLGTAERMATVFQKLSDIGVKGIVVDVKGIPGLVNYDSKIATQLKTWNGYTQKAEFDYLQNAIVEGRKKGLKVFVSMSVFAEGMNYYGTPMGKVYTDNAFSDIQAQVMTVTGEVKKITDVHAYGLLNPLQPLAQNYELSLIKEVISNYDVDGFVLDYCRYYDISADFSDYSIEGFRKWAKLPSVSRTDIVQQWGVTNGAVTPQKTGPLFNSWLEFRAQTIRDFVSKAGGMVKEVKPNLAFCSYAGSWYDSYYGVGVNWASNTYDPSSDGFNWATPTYKNTGYAELLDMFMTGNYTAALTGPGWWTVQGQINGANKVLKGANIHYGAIDIGNTQWVNLQNVKDAIKMIRQQTKGIMLFDLVHIDDPTTNQFNMQLYDELKASLE, encoded by the coding sequence ATGAATATTAAACAATTATTAAACTACGCAGGTATCCTCGCTCTGTGTTGTATTTTGGCCTTTTCTTGTGAACGTACACAGGGAGACCTATTGCCTCCTGCAAAAAAGCCTGTCACACCAGTCGATCCTGGTGCTGGCAATGAAGTGATTAAGGAGTTGTTTGAAAAAGCTCCCGTGGTGGTGTGGATTGAAGCTGCCGCTAATTTTTCAAGATTGGGGACGGCCGAGAGAATGGCTACCGTTTTTCAAAAACTGTCCGATATAGGCGTTAAGGGAATAGTGGTTGACGTCAAAGGTATACCGGGATTAGTCAACTACGATTCGAAGATAGCTACACAACTAAAGACTTGGAATGGCTATACGCAAAAAGCAGAATTTGACTATTTGCAGAATGCCATTGTGGAGGGGCGAAAGAAGGGATTAAAAGTCTTTGTGTCTATGAGCGTATTTGCCGAAGGTATGAACTATTATGGCACTCCTATGGGAAAAGTATATACGGATAATGCTTTTTCAGATATTCAGGCTCAGGTAATGACGGTGACGGGTGAAGTCAAGAAAATAACGGATGTACACGCATATGGTTTGTTAAATCCGTTACAGCCATTGGCGCAAAATTATGAGCTTTCTCTTATCAAGGAAGTCATCTCGAACTATGATGTAGATGGTTTTGTATTGGATTATTGCCGTTATTATGATATCAGCGCTGATTTTTCGGATTATTCCATCGAAGGTTTTAGAAAATGGGCAAAATTGCCATCTGTCTCGAGGACAGATATTGTCCAGCAGTGGGGAGTAACAAACGGGGCAGTCACTCCCCAGAAAACAGGACCATTATTTAATAGCTGGTTGGAGTTCCGTGCGCAGACGATACGAGATTTTGTAAGTAAGGCAGGGGGAATGGTTAAAGAAGTAAAGCCTAATTTAGCCTTTTGTTCCTACGCAGGTTCGTGGTATGATTCATATTATGGAGTTGGGGTAAATTGGGCGAGTAATACATACGATCCTTCATCCGATGGCTTTAATTGGGCGACGCCTACGTATAAAAATACTGGCTATGCCGAACTGCTGGATATGTTTATGACGGGCAATTATACTGCGGCTTTGACAGGACCGGGGTGGTGGACGGTCCAAGGACAGATAAATGGTGCTAATAAGGTGTTGAAGGGTGCTAATATCCACTACGGTGCAATAGATATAGGTAATACGCAATGGGTAAATTTGCAAAACGTGAAGGATGCTATAAAAATGATTAGGCAACAAACCAAAGGTATTATGTTGTTTGATTTGGTCCATATCGACGATCCGACGACCAATCAGTTTAATATGCAACTTTATGACGAATTAAAAGCGTCCTTGGAATAA
- a CDS encoding ROK family transcriptional regulator codes for MKTIVEILSPLKEGITFSNAVLYKTAQLKQDIIFYLIKKERATIAELSQHTKTSIPKINETVNELIHEGIILDHGKILNGVGRKPNIYGLNPDCAYFLSVEATRQHINIAIVNFLEEPIHTQRDIPFTLENTDECFERLCSIIEEFLSIPDFDRTKTIGMGLNLIGRINQKSGNSYTYFNFENQPLSEVLESRFQIPVFIENDTRAMAYGEYAKGVIEEEKNVLFINLDEGIGMGIIIDGILYSGKSGFAGEFGHMPILHNDILCHCGKKGCLETEASGLTLIQQTKHAIRQGTTTILTDHIHHVEDIKLVHIIDAALHDDMLAIDLISKAGERIGKGLAILLNIFNPELVVLGGRVALSGPIVLLPILSAINKFSPNLVNGDTQFKMSSLGEEAGLIGGALLVRNKLLSIEQ; via the coding sequence TATAATTTTCTATTTAATAAAAAAAGAAAGAGCTACTATTGCCGAGCTCTCCCAACACACCAAGACCAGTATCCCCAAAATCAACGAGACTGTCAATGAGCTCATTCATGAGGGCATCATACTGGATCACGGAAAAATACTCAATGGTGTAGGCCGTAAGCCGAATATCTATGGTTTGAACCCAGACTGTGCCTACTTCCTCTCTGTAGAAGCGACTCGCCAACATATCAATATCGCCATTGTCAATTTTCTGGAGGAACCCATCCATACCCAGCGTGACATTCCATTTACACTGGAAAACACCGACGAATGTTTTGAAAGACTCTGCTCTATCATCGAAGAATTCCTGTCTATCCCAGATTTTGACCGTACCAAAACAATAGGTATGGGACTCAATCTTATCGGCCGTATCAATCAAAAATCAGGAAACAGTTATACCTACTTTAATTTTGAAAACCAACCCTTGAGCGAGGTATTAGAAAGCAGATTTCAAATTCCTGTATTTATCGAAAATGATACCCGTGCCATGGCATATGGCGAATATGCAAAAGGAGTTATCGAAGAAGAGAAAAACGTACTCTTCATCAACCTAGATGAGGGGATAGGGATGGGAATTATTATAGATGGTATCCTTTACTCTGGCAAGTCGGGTTTCGCAGGCGAATTTGGGCACATGCCTATTTTACACAACGATATCTTATGCCATTGCGGAAAAAAGGGCTGCCTAGAGACTGAAGCATCTGGACTCACGCTGATACAACAGACCAAGCACGCTATACGACAGGGTACAACCACTATCCTCACCGATCATATACATCATGTTGAAGATATCAAACTGGTCCATATTATAGACGCCGCATTACACGACGACATGCTGGCAATAGACCTTATTTCCAAAGCTGGGGAGCGAATAGGCAAAGGTCTTGCTATCTTACTCAACATATTCAATCCGGAGCTTGTAGTCCTCGGGGGTAGGGTCGCCCTTTCAGGTCCAATCGTACTCCTCCCCATTCTATCGGCTATCAATAAGTTTTCACCCAATTTGGTCAACGGAGATACACAGTTCAAGATGTCCAGCCTTGGGGAAGAAGCGGGCCTTATCGGTGGCGCCTTATTGGTGCGCAATAAGCTTTTGTCTATAGAACAATGA